In Saccharomycodes ludwigii strain NBRC 1722 chromosome III, whole genome shotgun sequence, one DNA window encodes the following:
- a CDS encoding asparagine synthetase B (similar to Saccharomyces cerevisiae YGR124W | ASN2 | ASparagiNe requiring (paralog of YPR145W | ASN1)) gives MCGIFACYNKQHVEEYKPRALQLAKRIRHRGPDWSGNFVKKNTILVHERLAIVGLDTGAQPITNKDETLSLTVNGEIYNHIQLREKFADYPFKTASDCEPIIPLYEKYDIDAPKYLDGMFAWVLYDSVKDRIVAARDPIGVNTLYMGRSSASPKTVYFASELKCLVDDCDNIISFPPGHVYDSATDKTTRYFSPDWIDENRIPHNPVDYKLIRTTLEKAVRKRLMAEVPYGVLLSGGLDSSLIASIAARETANADTNPDDEIVGGKRLAGVDDQGHLHTSGFAKLHSFAIGLPNAPDLKAARKVAKFINSIHHEHTFSVQEGLDALDDVIYHLETYDVTTIRASTPMFLLSRKIKAQGVKMVLSGEGSDEIFGGYLYFAQAPNAAEFHTESVKRVKNLHLSDCLRANKSTLAWGLEARVPFLDKEFLQVCMNIDPKEKMITKDRIEKYILRKAFDTTDEPDVKPYLPEEILWRQKEQFSDGVGYSWIDALKDYAEKAISDEQLANPKPEWGNDIPTTKEAYWYRLKFDAIYPQKAAAATVMRWIPKADWGCHADPSGRYAKIHAKHIDN, from the coding sequence ATGTGTGGTATTTTTGCTTGTTACAACAAACAACATGTTGAAGAATATAAACCAAGGGCTTTGCAATTAGCCAAAAGAATTAGACACAGAGGTCCAGATTGGAGTGGTaactttgttaaaaaaaatactatttTGGTCCATGAAAGATTGGCTATTGTTGGTTTAGATACCGGTGCTCAACCAATTACTAACAAAGATGAAACTTTATCTTTAACTGTCAACGGTGAAATCTACAATCATATTCAATTGAGGGAAAAGTTTGCTGATTACCCATTCAAGACAGCTTCTGACTGTGAACCTATTATTCCATTGTACGAAAAATATGATATCGATGCACCAAAATACTTGGATGGTATGTTTGCTTGGGTTCTTTATGATAGTGTTAAAGATCGTATTGTTGCTGCTAGAGATCCTATTGGTGTCAACACACTATACATGGGTAGATCTAGTGCTAGTCCTAAGACTGTTTATTTCGCTAGTGAATTGAAATGTTTAGTTGATGATTGTGACAATATTATATCATTTCCTCCGGGCCATGTTTATGATTCAGCTACCGATAAGACCACTCGTTACTTTTCTCCAGATTGGATAGATGAAAATAGAATTCCACATAACCCAGTTGACTACAAGTTGATTAGGACAACATTGGAAAAGGCTGTTCGTAAGAGATTAATGGCAGAAGTTCCATATGGTGTTTTATTAAGTGGTGGTTTAGATAGCTCTTTAATTGCTTCTATTGCTGCCAGAGAAACTGCCAATGCTGACACCAATCCAGATGATGAAATTGTTGGTGGTAAGAGATTAGCAGGTGTGGATGATCAAGGTCACTTACACACTTCTGGTTTTGCCAAGTTGCATTCTTTTGCTATTGGTTTGCCAAATGCTCCAGATTTGAAAGCTGCTCGTAAAGTTGCTAAGTTTATTAATTCCATTCACCACGAACATACATTTTCTGTACAGGAAGGTTTAGATGCTTTAGACGATGTTATTTATCATTTAGAAACTTATGATGTGACTACCATCAGAGCCTCTACTCCAATGTTTTTGTTGAGTAGAAAGATTAAGGCTCAAGGTGTCAAGATGGTTTTAAGTGGTGAAGGTAGTGATGAAATATTTGGGGGCTATCTATATTTTGCTCAAGCTCCAAATGCTGCTGAATTTCACACTGAAAGTGTCAAGAGAGTTAAAAACTTGCACTTGAGTGATTGTTTAAGAGCCAATAAATCCACCTTGGCTTGGGGTTTGGAAGCACGTGTTCCATTTTTGGATAAGGAATTTTTACAAGTTTGTATGAACATTGATccaaaggaaaaaatgaTTACCAAGGATAGAATTGAGAAATACATTTTGAGAAAGGCATTTGACACCACAGATGAACCTGATGTTAAACCATATTTACCGGAAGAAATCTTATGGAGACAGAAGGAACAATTTAGTGATGGTGTTGGTTATTCTTGGATTGATGCTTTGAAGGATTATGCTGAAAAGGCTATTTCTGACGAGCAATTAGCTAATCCAAAACCTGAATGGGGCAATGACATTCCAACAACTAAAGAAGCTTACTGGTACAGATTGAAATTTGATGCTATTTACCCACAAAAGGCTGCTGCTGCTACAGTTATGAGATGGATTCCAAAGGCTGACTGGGGTTGTCATGCTGATCCATCTGGTAGATATGCTAAGATTCATGCTAAACATATTGACAATTAA
- the NOC4 gene encoding ribosome biosynthesis protein NOC4 (similar to Saccharomyces cerevisiae YPR144C | NOC4 | NucleOlar Complex associated) yields the protein MSLPTINKEEIKGLITSIYQDKKNYNNIVKLLNIYSKYPPESFIDEQDGNLQTIRYLTLNLFKIFKKLAELNLLSGAGSTANSNEKILIQWCRKNYELYKSKILLDYMTQIKVANSLSLDCLDIYMNCIELESIYFSSKRGLPYFPNRTLQKLISRLLFTGNKGNDLAYILDEFADKYYKKYVDVQFYFQNEFNNLITDGTYPPEKNNNLVKFWIKLMNHDNHYDSDDCDLEILVPHPPSIMENEHKFKDFVENNWLFILSKVTRPDQYKIILLILHKRIIPHFNTPSKLMDFLTESYNLQYVVDDDDDDDDDNHSDNNHNNNGSIVIPLLALNGLFELMKNYNLEYPNFYFKLYQLFTPDMMHVKYRSRFLRLSDIFLSSTHLSAQLVASFIKKMARLTVNASTSAIISIIPFIYNLLKKHPTCMIMLHDPQYIKTPGNVFSTNVKKMEYIDSFDNDEKDPESTNAIESSLWELETLMHHYHPNVASLAKIFKNPFRKYSYNLEDFLDWNYDTLLKAELKRSLKILPALNHEFTSNGSNSADHKKKYTVFDDFVQNVAF from the coding sequence ATGTCACTTCCCACCATTaacaaagaagaaattaaaGGTCTTATAACATCAATATAccaagataaaaaaaattataataacatagtcaaattattaaatatttactcCAAATATCCTCCAGAATCCTTTATTGATGAACAAGACGGTAATTTACAGACAATTAGATATCTAAccttaaatttatttaaaatttttaaaaaattagctgaattaaatcttttatcTGGTGCTGGCTCTACTGCAAATAGCAACGAGAAAATTTTGATCCAATGGTgtagaaaaaattatgaattgtataaatcaaaaatctTATTGGATTATATGACTCAAATAAAGGTTGCTAATTCTTTAAGTTTAGATTGCTTGGATATTTATATGAATTGTATTGAATTGGaatctatttattttagttcCAAAAGAGGTTTGCCATATTTCCCCAATAGGACGctacaaaaattaattagCCGCTTACTATTTACAGGAAATAAGGGAAATGATTTAGCATATATTCTTGATGAATTTGCtgataaatattataaaaaatatgttgatgttcaattttattttcaaaatgaatttaataatcttaTCACCGATGGTACATATCCTcctgaaaaaaataataatttggtAAAGTTTTGGATTAAGTTAATGAATCATGACAATCATTATGATAGTGATGACTGTGATTTGGAAATTTTAGTACCACATCCACCATCGATTATGGAAAATGAACACAAGTTTAAAGATTTCGTGGAAAATAATTggttgtttattttatctaaaGTAACTAGGCCTGATCAATACAAAATcattttgttaattttgcataaaagaattattcCACATTTCAATACGCCGTCCAAGCTTATGGATTTCTTAACTGAATCATATAACTTACAGTATGttgttgatgatgatgatgatgatgatgatgataatcaTAGTGATAATAACCATAATAACAACGGAAGTATTGTTATCCCATTATTAGCCTTAAACGGGTTGTTtgaattaatgaaaaattataatttggAATATCCTAATTTTTACTTCAAGTTATATCAGTTATTTACTCCAGATATGATGCATGTTAAGTATAGATCCAGATTTTTAAGATTaagtgatatttttttaagttcAACACATTTAAGTGCACAACTAGTGGCTTCTTTTATTAAGAAAATGGCAAGACTAACAGTAAATGCTTCTACTAGTGCAATTATTTCCATTAttccatttatttataatttattgaaaaaacatCCAACTTGTATGATCATGTTGCATGATCCacaatatattaaaacacCAGGTAATGTCTTTAGTACCAATGTAAAGAAAATGGAATACATAGACTCttttgataatgatgaaaaagaCCCAGAATCTACAAACGCTATTGAATCCTCATTATGGGAATTAGAAACTTTAAtgcatcattatcatcccAATGTGGCTAGTTTAgccaaaatttttaagaaTCCGTTTAGAAAATATAGTTATAATTTAGAGGATTTCTTGGATTGGAATTATGATACCTTATTAAAAGCTGAATTAAAGAGAAGTTTAAAGATACTTCCAGCATTAAATCATGAATTTACTAGTAATGGTAGTAATAGTGCTGATCATAAGAAAAAGTATACTGTTTTTGATGATTTTGTTCAAAACGTTGCTTTCTAG
- the PPT1 gene encoding protein serine/threonine phosphatase (similar to Saccharomyces cerevisiae YGR123C | PPT1 | Protein Phosphatase T), protein MEKLSPEQQKAALEYKEKGNECFKKKQYHPAVSFYDLAIKSDPTQSIFYSNAAFCHLKLEAYQLALNNCDKAISIDNRNVKAYYRRALSYIGLMEYSKAKKDFKIVLKFKPKDDAALRGVALVDRMIFQANFEKALGADDDNGDSNSNGMRRLCETVLLSSFDGNSDITNYNGQELVLEHVTPENGGEYGNIEVTNMSQEFISFMVNELFLKGKKIPKKYAAGIISHVDSIVRKEPTLLEISNADNPEVKITVVGDTHGQFYDVLNLFHKFGKVKQNHIYIFNGDFVDRGSWSCEVALLLYCLKILYPEHIYIIRGNHETDNMNKVYGFEDECKFKYSTRIFEMFSESFESLPLCCVINQNYIVMHGGLGHDPEVTLDDIRKINRFKQPPREGIFMELLWSDPRALDGLGPSQRGLGYAFGPDITAAFLKKNGLRKVFRSHEVRSGGVSYEHNNKLITIFSAPNYCDSENNLGGVIHVVPGRGSTEPVKCVSDEKTFMPFGETTSGVICNDDADLAVEVFKAVKHPDLKPMAYCKNGGLGF, encoded by the coding sequence ATGGAAAAGTTATCACCAGAACAACAAAAAGCAGCCCTGGaatacaaagaaaaaggtaATGAATGTTTTAAGAAGAAACAATACCACCCAGCTGTCAGCTTTTATGATTTAGCAATTAAAAGTGATCCAACGCAGTCTATATTCTATAGTAATGCTGCATTTTGCCATTTAAAACTAGAGGCCTATCAACTAGCATTAAATAATTGTGATAAAGCTATTTCAATAGATAATCGCAATGTGAAGGCTTATTATAGACGTGCTTTAAGTTATATTGGTTTGATGGAATACTCAAAAgctaaaaaagattttaaaatcgTATTGAAATTTAAGCCTAAAGATGATGCGGCTCTACGAGGAGTAGCTTTGGTTGATAGAATGATTTTCCAAGCCAATTTTGAAAAGGCTTTGGGTGCTGATGACGATAATGGTGATTCAAATTCTAATGGTATGCGCAGATTATGTGAAACTGTTTTACTAAGTAGTTTTGATGGTAATTCGGATATCACTAACTATAATGGTCAAGAATTAGTTCTAGAACATGTAACACCAGAGAACGGAGGTGAGTACGGAAATATTGAAGTCACCAACATGAGTCAAGAGTTCATTTCATTCATGGTTAATGAACTTTTTTTGAAGGGCAAAAAAATACCCAAGAAGTATGCTGCCGGTATTATATCCCATGTTGATTCTATCGTGAGAAAAGAGCCTACTCTACTAGAAATAAGCAATGCAGATAATCCCGAAGTGAAAATCACCGTAGTTGGTGATACCCATGGTCAATTTTATGATGTGTTGAATTTATTCCATAAATTTGGTAAGGTTAAGCAAAATCACATCTATATTTTCAATGGAGATTTTGTTGATCGTGGTTCATGGTCCTGTGAGGTTGCTTTGCTATTATACtgtttgaaaatattgtaTCCTGaacatatttatataataagaGGTAACCATGAAACCGATAATATGAACAAAGTTTATGGTTTTGAAGATGAGtgtaaatttaaatattctaCCAGGATTTTCGAAATGTTTAGCGAAAGTTTTGAAAGTTTGCCTTTATGCTGTGTTATTaatcaaaattatattGTCATGCATGGTGGGTTAGGCCATGATCCTGAGGTTACTCTCGATGATATCAGGAAAATCAATAGGTTTAAGCAACCACCAAGAGAGGGCATATTCATGGAATTGTTATGGTCAGACCCACGTGCTTTGGACGGTTTGGGTCCATCCCAACGTGGTCTAGGTTATGCTTTTGGTCCCGATATTACTGCTgcatttttaaagaaaaacgGTTTACGCAAAGTCTTTAGATCACATGAAGTTAGATCTGGTGGTGTGTCTTACGAGCATAACAACAAACTAATTACTATTTTCAGTGCGCCAAATTATTGTGACAGTGAGAATAACCTCGGTGGTGTTATTCATGTTGTGCCAGGTAGAGGTAGCACAGAGCCTGTAAAGTGTGTTTCCGACGAAAAAACCTTTATGCCTTTTGGAGAAACAACCAGTGGTGTCATTTGTAATGATGATGCAGATTTGGCTGTTGAAGTTTTTAAAGCTGTGAAACATCCAGACTTGAAGCCTATGGCTTATTGTAAAAATGGTGGATTGGGCTTTTAA
- the KAP104 gene encoding Kap104p (similar to Saccharomyces cerevisiae YBR017C | KAP104 | KAryoPherin), translating to MVSTWSPDLNNVQQLCEILQNSMSPNHELRTQSMQLLDSFKEQPEFLNYLCYILLLEGKDPTISATAGLLLKNCLLLPLDNNNNNNVMNNHGLVLDDYIKLNIIKGLSPAYPKLVTNITGIVITTLFSTYFARSHRDDPLGLQLLLNLLTLVKTEKNEASIKALSKIMEDAAQFFQLPWTVEEVKPIEVLIQTFLEFISLDAYSDSFIIRSETIKCLNCIIPLNSQFFIVQLDFFLQSIFTLATNDSNDKVREQICITFTTLLDFRPDKLIDNLQGIIQFVLHLINNSSIEGNKSRVGLEACEFLLSLSNNSHIPEILIKPYLPSIIPALITHMCFDEEEILIVDSLNDEDDSGVPDKDEDIKPLISSATKSKARPNEEEEDDDDNDVGTDGDEIDTSWSLRKCSAATLDSLTNLLPQDVIKISYPLLRQHLASEKWYVREATILALGAMAEGGIKYASDQLSIIIPFLVEELKDHWYPVRKMSCWTLSRFSPWIYSDNTEFLLPVLEPILNNVLFDKRKCVQQAAISCVAYFIDNADYEIVSTLLYNELLSTFTKCFTTYQKRNMFVLYDAIGSLAEKVEFDERAMSTVIPPLLNKWNVVTDTDKELWPLLECLSYVIISLGEFFLPLAPQVFSRVWFILCNCVELEARSQQDPTVVVPEKDFEITSLDFIDGLIQGLNSSIENTLIFAQASPNIFDVLLEVLKDPTHEVRQSAFALLGDVAYYYTDKLQPYQDQPYKDYLPKFLAVIGNEIMHNDELDSVGAVNSLNNAIWALGLISERIDLQEYIIDLSRVVLDLFLGGGDGVNDNTAIAVHISIVENLAVCIGRMGIHHPEIFSTNDSPFCSINAIEKWCDSCIDIPDPEEKTVCYHGFIRIMNLIDRTKIRMNCIILKKMLKGLMENVDLKAINQDLYGFLINNSELVSQLNTNSPEYQFVAQIM from the coding sequence ATGGTATCCACCTGGTCTCCAGATCTTAATAATGTTCAACAATTATGCGAGATTTTACAAAATTCAATGAGCCCTAACCATGAATTACGTACACAATCTATGCAATTATTAGACTCATTTAAAGAACAACCAgaatttttgaattatctatgttatattttgttactAGAAGGAAAAGATCCCACTATTAGTGCCACTGctggtttattattaaaaaattgtctATTGTTACCtcttgataataataataataataatgttatgAATAATCATGGCTTGGTTTTAGACgattatattaaattgaaTATTATCAAAGGGTTGTCTCCAGCTTATCCTAAATTGGTTACTAATATCACAGGGATTGTAATCACTACCCTTTTTTCTACCTATTTTGCCAGATCGCACAGAGATGATCCATTGGGGTTACAGTTGTTACTTAATCTACTAACATTAGtaaaaactgaaaaaaatgaggCTAGTATTAAAGcattatcaaaaattatGGAAGATGCCGCTCAGTTTTTTCAATTACCTTGGACCGTTGAGGAGGTTAAACCTATTGAAGTATTAATACAGACCTTCTTGGAGTTTATCAGTCTAGATGCTTATTCTGATtcctttattattagaagtgAAACTATTAAATGTTTAAATTGTATTATTCCATTAAACTCGcagttttttattgttcaattagatttttttttacaaagtatttttactttGGCTACCAACGATTCGAATGATAAAGTTAGAGAGCAAATTTGCATTACTTTTACTACGTTATTAGACTTTAGGCCAGATAAATTAATCGATAATTTACAAGGCattattcaatttgttttgcatttaattaataatagctCTATTGAGGGTAATAAATCTCGTGTTGGTCTAGAAGCTTGTGAGTTTTTATTGAGTTTGAGTAACAATTCACATATTCCggaaattttaattaagcCATATTTACCAAGTATTATTCCAGCGTTGATTACACACATGTGTTTCGATGAAGAGGAAATATTAATTGTTGATTCACTAAATGATGAGGATGATTCCGGTGTTCCTgataaagatgaagatATTAAACCACTAATTTCATCAGCTACCAAGTCAAAAGCAAGACCCAAcgaagaggaagaggatgatgatgataatgatgttGGTACAGACGGAGATGAAATCGATACTTCTTGGAGCTTGAGGAAGTGTAGTGCAGCCACTTTGGATTCTTTGACCAACTTGTTACCACAAGATGTTATCAAAATTTCATACCCCTTATTACGTCAACATTTGGCATCTGAGAAATGGTATGTTCGTGAAGCAACCATCTTAGCGCTAGGTGCAATGGCCGAAGGTGGTATAAAATATGCATCAGACCAATTATCCATCATAATTCCCTTTTTGGTTGAGGAATTAAAAGACCACTGGTACCCAGTTCGTAAAATGTCGTGTTGGACACTAAGTAGATTTTCTCCCTGGATATATAGTGATAATACAGAATTCCTATTGCCAGTATTAGAACCTATTTTAAACAATGTATTGTTCGACAAAAGGAAATGTGTTCAGCAAGCAGCAATAAGTTGTGTTgcttattttattgataatgCAGATTATGAGATTGTTTCGACACTCTTGTATAATGAATTGTTATCTACTTTTACTAAGTGCTTTACTAcatatcaaaaaagaaatatgtttgttttatatgATGCTATTGGATCCCTTGCCGAAAAAGTTGAATTTGATGAAAGAGCAATGTCTACTGTTATCCCACCACTTTTGAATAAATGGAACGTTGTAACTGATACTGACAAAGAACTATGGCCATTATTGGAATGTCTATCTTATGTTATTATATCATTAggagaattttttttaccattgGCACCTCAAGTTTTTTCCAGAGTCTGGTTTATATTATGTAACTGTGTGGAATTGGAAGCTAGATCTCAACAAGACCCTACTGTCGTGGTTCCTGAAAAGGATTTTGAAATTACATCCTTGGATTTCATAGATGGACTAATTCAAGGCTTAAATAGCTCGATTGAAAACACGTTAATATTTGCCCAAGCATCGcctaatatttttgatgttTTATTGGAGGTGTTAAAAGATCCAACCCATGAGGTTAGACAAAGTGCATTTGCTTTATTAGGTGATGTAGCATATTATTACACGGATAAATTGCAGCCATATCAAGATCAGCCATATAAGGACTATTTACCTAAATTCCTAGCTGTTATTGGAAACGAAATTATGCATAATGATGAACTTGATAGCGTGGGTGCAGTTAATTCTTTGAATAATGCTATCTGGGCATTGGGTTTAATTAGCGAAAGAATTGATTTGCAAGAGTACATAATTGATTTATCTCGTGTGGTTTtagatttgtttttagGTGGTGGTGATGGTGTTAATGATAATACTGCGATTGCTGTGCATATATCCATTGTGGAAAATTTAGCAGTATGTATTGGTAGAATGGGTATTCACCATCCAGAAATCTTTAGTACTAATGATTCTCCCTTTTGTTCGATAAACGCTATTGAAAAATGGTGCGATTCTTGTATTGACATTCCAGATCCCGAGGAGAAAACGGTGTGCTATCATGGGTTCATTAGGATTATGAATTTAATAGACCGTACCAAGATTAGAATGAATTGTattatattgaaaaaaatgttaaaaggATTGATGGAAAATGTTGACCTTAAAGCAATCAATCAGGATTTGTATGGgtttttgataaataattCAGAACTTGTTTCTCAATTGAATACCAATTCTCCTGAATACCAATTTGTAGCACAGATTATGTAA
- the DAL1 gene encoding allantoinase (similar to Saccharomyces cerevisiae YIR027C | DAL1 | Degradation of Allantoin) codes for MFSNLKAISSNKCVVEGKVQPCTIIYSIETGKFVKIFPGEILYNKDPRLSQVSEYVNVSPYVILPGLVDSHVHLNEPGRTEWEGFETGTKAASSGGVTTVIDMPLNAIPPTTTLQNFKVKLDAAENQLWCDVGFWGGLVPGNLKDLKLLIKAGVRGFKGFLMDSGVAEFPAIDKLYIADALKELQDEKTMLMFHAELQTPDNKHTIYTGSDYSNNDLCTVDSPIEKSLGLSTCLSPIQPTSGEISDQVNFTNTLDTNFKQDTITPLGLAQEEDDTLANVDPADYKYFLMSRPDNFETDALNLVLSCLRKQIINYGKSTPVHIVHMASEHAIPILARAKNVENLPITAETCFHYLSLASEKIPNGSTFYKCCPPLRTEKNRLGLWKGLRDGVITSVVSDHSPCTPELKNLEKGDFFSAWGGISSVGLGLPLIYTMGTYSLTPAISLPEIVQWCCENTAIQVGLENIKGFIKEGHDADFIVWDECKKQVIRNDNVYFKNKLTAFNGFEVKSCVLKTFVRGQLVFSHETGHSTKPLGKKILEPRTT; via the coding sequence ATGTTTTCAAACCTAAAGGCCATCAGTTCAAATAAATGTGTTGTAGAAGGGAAAGTTCAACCTTGCACAATAATTTATTCTATAGAAACAGgaaaatttgttaaaatattcCCAGGTGAAAtcttatataataaagatcCTAGGTTATCACAAGTTTCAGAGTATGTAAACGTGTCGCCATACGTTATTTTGCCAGGGTTAGTAGATTCACATGTTCATTTAAACGAGCCAGGTAGAACAGAGTGGGAGGGTTTTGAAACAGGCACCAAGGCCGCTAGTTCTGGTGGTGTTACAACAGTAATTGATATGCCGTTGAATGCAATTCCACCAACCACCACTTTACAAAATTTCAAGGTTAAATTGGACGCAGCGGAAAACCAGTTATGGTGTGATGTTGGGTTTTGGGGCGGCTTAGTTCCTGgtaatttaaaagatttaaaactCTTAATTAAAGCAGGTGTTAGAGGTTTTAAAGGGTTTTTGATGGATTCAGGTGTTGCTGAGTTTCCTGCTATagataaattatatatagcAGATGCATTGAAAGAATTACAAGATGAAAAGACCATGCTTATGTTTCATGCTGAACTGCAAACTCCGGACAACAAGCATACAATTTATACTGGTAGTGATTATAGCAATAATGATTTGTGTACTGTCGATTCGcctattgaaaaaagtttaGGTTTATCTACCTGCTTGTCTCCAATTCAGCCTACTTCTGGTGAGATATCGGACCAAGTCAATTTTACAAATACTCTTGAtacaaattttaaacaagATACTATAACCCCCCTTGGATTGGcacaagaagaagatgatacGTTGGCTAATGTTGATCCAGCTGACTACAAATATTTCCTAATGTCAAGGCCAGATAATTTTGAGACAGATGCATTAAATTTGGTGCTTAGTTGTTtaagaaaacaaattataaattatgGTAAATCCACGCCAGTTCACATTGTCCATATGGCCTCTGAACATGCTATACCAATATTGGCCAGAGCAAAAAACGTGGAAAATTTACCAATTACTGCCGAAACTTGTTTCCACTATCTAAGTTTAGCCTCCGAAAAAATACCTAATGGAAGTACTTTCTATAAATGTTGTCCTCCGTTAAGAACTGAAAAAAACAGACTAGGATTATGGAAAGGCTTACGTGATGGTGTAATTACTTCTGTTGTCAGCGATCACAGCCCATGTACAccagaattaaaaaatttggagAAGGgtgatttttttagtgCATGGGGTGGAATTTCTTCAGTTGGTCTGGGATTGCCCCTAATATACACGATGGGGACATATAGTCTAACACCGGCAATTAGCTTGCCAGAGATCGTTCAATGGTGTTGCGAGAATACTGCTATTCAGGTAGGGTTAGAAAACATCAAGGGTTTCATTAAAGAAGGGCATGATGCCGATTTCATAGTGTGGGATGAATGTAAAAAACAAGTCATTAGAAATGataatgtttattttaaaaataaattgactGCATTCAACGGGTTTGAAGTCAAGAGTTGTGTTTTGAAAACCTTTGTTAGAGGTCAACTAGTCTTCAGCCATGAAACTGGGCATTCTACCAAACCTTTGGGTAAGAAAATCTTAGAACCAAGAACTacataa
- the ERP3 gene encoding Erp3p (similar to Saccharomyces cerevisiae YDL018C | ERP3 | Emp24p/Erv25p Related Protein), with protein MYFKKNIFALLLHTAILHVATVLPSPVTFELLDRECLYTLTPSIDCQIDYYFAVQHGEEGDYDINYEIFGPDGVKLISRTHERQGEWFFNAEFKGEYKFCFESSKKGLGKIIDFDVSYTCQHMKETEQTKLKNMERNKLLNNLENEQQETKLWDMLDDIERQLSLLERNLEYYKTRTKRNNYTVRSTTKRVFWFSIYSIFLTIAIGIGQILMLKFLFNRSRKHRV; from the coding sequence ATGTACTTCAAAAAGAATATCTTTGCACTGCTATTACACACAGCCATACTACATGTAGCAACGGTTTTACCATCTCCAGTCACATTTGAATTGTTAGATAGAGAATGTTTATACACATTAACCCCAAGCATTGACTGCCAGATAGATTATTACTTCGCCGTTCAGCATGGTGAAGAAGGTGATTATGATATAAATTATGAGATATTTGGACCTGATGGTGTAAAATTGATTTCCAGAACTCACGAAAGACAAGGTGAATGGTTTTTCAATGCGGAGTTTAAGGGCgaatataaattttgttttgaatcAAGTAAAAAGGGATTGGGGAAAATCATTGATTTTGATGTTAGCTATACATGTCAGCACATGAAAGAAACAGAACAAactaaattgaaaaatatggaAAGAAATAagcttttaaataatttagaaaatgaaCAACAAGAGACCAAATTATGGGATATGTTGGATGATATAGAGCGCCAATTAAGCCTATTAGAACGAAATTTGGAGTATTACAAGACAAGAACCAAGAGAAACAATTATACTGTTCgttcaacaacaaaaagagttttttggttttccatttattctattttccTGACAATTGCCATTGGAATAGGCCAAATATTaatgttaaaatttttattcaatagATCCAGAAAACATAGAGTTTGA